The following are from one region of the Streptomyces fradiae genome:
- a CDS encoding sacsin N-terminal ATP-binding-like domain-containing protein, with product MESGVSVSVRTSTDGTDPFGTARLRRSVLDAWAAGGARFREDANAEEDLVLGGYRDRLVVELAQNASDAARRAAVTGRLRLTLHPAGADGPAVLAAANTGAPLDATGVESLSTLRASAKRTERDTDAGSGAVGRFGVGFAAVLAVTDEPAVLGRHGGVRWSLAEARELAADVARHSPGLGDELRRRDGHVPLLRLPLPAEGTAPDGYDTVVVLPLRDAAAEGLAQRLLDSVDDALLLTLPGLTEVVVETPEGTRTLTREDRDGYTHIADSAAGTRRWRTVSHAGPLDPALLKDRPTEERLRPHWSVTWAVPVDADGAPQFPRTAPVVHAPTPTDEPLGIPALLIASFPLDTARRHPAPGPLTDFLVEKAGEAYAELLADWQPVSTGTLDLVPGPLGKGVLDGAVRGAVLERLPRIAFLAPAVASEELPALRPIEAEVVEGAGAETVAVLAEVFPTLLPAGLERRVELRTLGVGRLPLTEAIDRLAGVDRAPEWWWRLYDSLAGVDPDRLTGLPVPLLGDARTAASYPADDEEGAPQAAGVRTTIGPRQVLLPQEHTPVDLARLGLKVAHPDAAHPVLEKLGAVPATPRAVLTTPQVRAAVAASLDAGEIWDEDADTLDADELAETVLALVRDADLAPGDEPWLGALALPDEDGESAPAGELVMPGSAFASVMREDELAFVDAELAERWGEQPLAACGVLAGFQLVRAADLVLDPDELEPREGDFAEPDDAGLLDAVDVWCEDVLDRLPETSVPPVATEIVAVRDLDLVDDDAWPRALALLARPPLRDALTQPVRVLLPDGTTETVRSYTAWWLRDHPVLDGRRPAGLRAAGTDPLLIGLYDAADATGFEDEQVLRALGVRTSVSALLDEPGGAAELLGRLADPSREVSGAQLHALYTALADLDPEQVTLPDELRAVVDGELVVVDAADALVADAPDLLPLTAGLPLLPVAPARAAELAELFQVRRLSEAVEAEVTTTGEEHEVPSSVHALLGPATPATYVEHDELRAAGTELDWRRTPDGVIHAATLEGVAAGLAWAAGQWPRRFEVAALLEDPSRTAELARDRWFD from the coding sequence GTGGAGTCAGGCGTGAGCGTCAGCGTCAGGACGTCGACCGACGGAACCGACCCCTTCGGTACCGCACGGCTCCGCAGAAGCGTGCTCGACGCGTGGGCGGCCGGCGGGGCGCGGTTCCGGGAGGACGCCAACGCCGAGGAGGACCTGGTCCTCGGCGGCTACCGGGACCGGCTCGTCGTCGAGCTGGCGCAGAACGCGTCGGACGCCGCCCGCCGCGCCGCCGTCACCGGCCGGCTCCGGCTCACCCTGCACCCGGCCGGCGCCGACGGCCCCGCCGTACTGGCCGCGGCCAACACGGGCGCCCCCCTGGACGCCACCGGCGTGGAGTCGCTGTCGACGCTCCGCGCGTCCGCGAAGCGCACCGAGCGCGACACGGACGCCGGCTCCGGCGCGGTGGGCCGGTTCGGCGTCGGGTTCGCCGCCGTGCTCGCCGTCACCGACGAGCCCGCGGTCCTCGGCCGCCACGGCGGCGTCCGCTGGTCGCTCGCCGAGGCCCGCGAGCTGGCCGCCGACGTGGCCCGGCACAGCCCGGGCCTGGGCGACGAACTGCGCCGCCGGGACGGCCACGTACCGCTGCTCCGCCTGCCGCTGCCCGCCGAGGGCACCGCGCCCGACGGCTACGACACGGTCGTCGTGCTGCCGCTGCGGGACGCCGCCGCCGAGGGTCTGGCACAGCGGCTGCTCGACTCCGTCGACGACGCGCTGCTGCTCACCCTGCCCGGGCTCACCGAGGTCGTCGTCGAGACCCCGGAGGGCACCCGTACCCTCACCCGGGAGGACCGCGACGGCTACACCCACATCGCCGACTCCGCCGCCGGCACCCGCCGCTGGCGCACCGTCAGCCACGCGGGACCGCTCGACCCGGCCCTCCTGAAGGACCGGCCGACCGAGGAGCGGCTGCGCCCGCACTGGTCGGTCACCTGGGCCGTACCGGTGGACGCGGACGGCGCGCCGCAGTTCCCGCGCACCGCGCCCGTCGTGCACGCGCCGACCCCCACCGACGAGCCGCTGGGCATCCCGGCGCTGCTCATCGCCTCGTTCCCGCTGGACACCGCGCGCCGCCATCCGGCGCCCGGGCCGCTCACGGACTTCCTGGTGGAGAAGGCGGGCGAGGCGTACGCGGAGCTGCTCGCCGACTGGCAGCCGGTGAGCACCGGCACGCTCGACCTCGTACCGGGGCCGCTCGGCAAGGGCGTCCTGGACGGGGCGGTGCGCGGGGCGGTCCTGGAGCGGCTGCCGCGGATCGCGTTCCTGGCGCCGGCCGTCGCCTCGGAGGAGCTGCCCGCGCTGCGGCCGATCGAGGCGGAGGTCGTGGAGGGCGCGGGCGCGGAGACCGTCGCGGTGCTCGCGGAGGTGTTCCCGACGCTGCTGCCGGCGGGGCTCGAACGCCGGGTGGAGCTGCGCACGCTGGGCGTCGGGCGGCTGCCGCTGACCGAGGCGATCGACCGGCTCGCGGGCGTGGACCGGGCGCCGGAGTGGTGGTGGCGGCTGTACGACTCGCTGGCCGGCGTCGACCCGGACCGGCTGACCGGCCTCCCGGTGCCGCTGCTCGGTGACGCCCGGACGGCCGCCTCGTACCCGGCCGACGACGAGGAGGGCGCGCCGCAGGCCGCCGGGGTCCGTACCACCATCGGCCCCCGCCAGGTCCTGCTCCCGCAGGAGCACACCCCCGTCGACCTGGCCCGGCTCGGCCTGAAGGTCGCCCACCCGGACGCCGCGCACCCGGTCCTGGAGAAGCTGGGCGCCGTACCGGCGACGCCGCGCGCGGTGCTTACCACGCCGCAGGTTCGGGCGGCGGTCGCCGCCTCGCTGGACGCGGGGGAGATCTGGGACGAGGACGCCGACACGCTGGACGCGGACGAGCTCGCCGAGACCGTGCTCGCGCTCGTACGGGACGCGGATCTGGCGCCCGGCGACGAGCCGTGGCTCGGGGCGCTCGCGCTGCCGGACGAGGACGGGGAGTCGGCCCCGGCGGGCGAACTCGTCATGCCGGGCTCGGCCTTCGCGTCCGTGATGCGGGAGGACGAACTCGCCTTCGTGGACGCCGAGCTCGCCGAGCGCTGGGGCGAGCAGCCGCTCGCCGCGTGCGGGGTGCTCGCCGGCTTCCAGCTGGTGCGGGCCGCGGACCTGGTCCTCGACCCGGACGAACTTGAGCCGCGCGAGGGCGACTTCGCGGAGCCGGACGACGCGGGGCTGCTCGACGCGGTCGACGTGTGGTGCGAGGACGTGCTCGACCGGCTGCCCGAGACCTCGGTGCCGCCGGTGGCGACGGAGATCGTGGCGGTACGGGACCTGGACCTGGTCGACGACGACGCCTGGCCGCGCGCCCTCGCCCTGCTCGCGCGGCCGCCGCTGCGGGACGCGCTGACCCAGCCCGTACGGGTGCTGCTGCCGGACGGCACGACGGAGACGGTCCGCTCGTACACGGCGTGGTGGCTGCGCGACCACCCCGTCCTGGACGGGCGGCGGCCCGCCGGGCTGCGGGCGGCCGGCACGGATCCGCTGCTCATCGGGCTTTACGACGCGGCCGACGCGACCGGCTTCGAGGACGAGCAGGTGCTGCGGGCCCTGGGCGTGCGCACCTCGGTGTCCGCGCTGCTCGACGAGCCGGGCGGCGCGGCGGAGCTCCTCGGGCGGCTCGCCGACCCGTCCCGCGAGGTCTCCGGCGCCCAACTGCACGCCCTGTACACGGCCCTGGCCGATCTCGACCCGGAGCAGGTGACACTGCCGGACGAGCTGCGGGCGGTGGTCGACGGCGAGCTGGTGGTGGTCGACGCGGCCGACGCGCTGGTCGCCGACGCGCCCGACCTGCTGCCCCTCACCGCGGGGCTTCCGCTGCTGCCGGTCGCCCCGGCCCGGGCCGCGGAGCTGGCCGAGCTGTTCCAGGTCCGCCGCCTGAGCGAGGCGGTCGAGGCCGAGGTCACCACGACCGGCGAGGAACACGAGGTCCCCTCCTCGGTCCACGCCCTCCTCGGCCCGGCCACCCCCGCCACCTACGTCGAACACGACGAACTCCGCGCCGCCGGCACCGAACTCGACTGGCGCCGCACCCCCGACGGCGTCATCCACGCCGCCACCCTGGAGGGCGTCGCCGCCGGCCTCGCCTGGGCCGCCGGCCAATGGCCCCGCCGCTTCGAGGTCGCGGCCCTGCTGGAGGACCCGTCGAGGACGGCGGAGCTGGCCCGGGACCGCTGGTTCGATTGA
- a CDS encoding ATP-binding cassette domain-containing protein has protein sequence MSDRTENHPAGATAPAASVEGATVRYRAVTALDGVDAEFHSGVTALLGPNGAGKTTLLSLLSTARRPDTGTVRLLGEPVRGRAATLRVRERIGVLPQAFGHYPRFTVREFVEYAAWLRKVPTRERRDRVREVLRLVDLERQADQRMGALSGGMLRRAGIAQAMVNRPALVLLDEPTVGLDPAQRVGFRTLIRDLGERAAVVMSTHLAEDVAQVCDCIHVLLEGRMRFSGTAAELCAGRDGDGEVNGPALEAGYLAVVEQSGVRV, from the coding sequence GTGTCCGACCGCACTGAGAACCACCCGGCCGGCGCCACGGCGCCGGCCGCCTCCGTCGAGGGCGCCACGGTCCGGTACCGGGCCGTGACCGCCCTCGACGGGGTGGACGCGGAGTTCCACTCCGGTGTCACGGCCCTCCTCGGGCCCAACGGGGCCGGGAAGACCACCCTGTTGTCGCTGCTCAGCACCGCCCGCCGGCCCGACACCGGGACGGTGCGGCTGCTCGGCGAGCCGGTGCGCGGGCGGGCGGCGACGCTTCGGGTGCGGGAGCGGATCGGGGTCCTTCCGCAGGCCTTCGGGCACTATCCGCGGTTCACCGTACGGGAGTTCGTCGAGTACGCCGCCTGGCTGCGCAAGGTGCCGACCCGCGAGCGGCGCGACCGGGTGCGCGAGGTGCTGCGCCTGGTGGACCTGGAACGGCAGGCGGACCAGCGCATGGGCGCCCTGTCCGGCGGGATGCTCCGGCGGGCCGGCATCGCCCAGGCAATGGTCAACCGGCCCGCGCTGGTGCTGCTCGACGAGCCGACGGTCGGCCTCGACCCCGCCCAGCGGGTCGGCTTCCGCACCCTCATCCGCGACCTGGGCGAACGCGCCGCCGTCGTCATGAGCACCCACCTCGCCGAGGACGTCGCCCAGGTCTGCGACTGCATCCATGTGCTCCTGGAGGGACGGATGCGCTTCAGCGGCACCGCCGCCGAACTCTGTGCCGGCCGGGACGGGGACGGTGAGGTCAACGGACCGGCCCTGGAGGCCGGTTACCTCGCCGTCGTGGAGCAGAGCGGAGTACGGGTGTGA
- a CDS encoding HAD-IC family P-type ATPase, which yields MTPGTTAGTTAGTTAVVVHRPQGLTAAQVAERVARGEVNDVPVRSSRSTTDIVRANVFTRFNAIIGVLWVIMLFVAPIQDSLFGFVIIANTGIGIVQELRAKKTLDGLAVIGEARPTVRRDGAAAEISTSEIVLGDLIELGPGDKVVVDGEVAEADSLEIDESLLTGEADPVVKKPGDRMMSGSFVVAGGGAFTATKVGREAYAAQLAEEASRFTLVHSELRTGISTILKYVTWMMIPTALGLVISQLVVKDNDFKESVARTVGGIVPMIPEGLVLLTSVAFAIGVIRLGRKQCLVQELPAIEGLARVDVVCLDKTGTLTEGGMDVTELRMLNGSEEAYVRKVLGALGESDPRPNASLQAIVDAYPDSVDWRCTESLPFSSARKYSGAAFSEGDGENSTWLLGAPDVLLPAGDASLAEVDRLNEQGLRVLLLARTVHELDSPDVAKDARASALVVLEQRLRPDAADTLAYFADQNVTAKVISGDNAVSVGAVAGKLGLPGAENTVDARTLPTDRDEMAKALDEGTVFGRVTPQQKRDMVAALQSRGHTVAMTGDGVNDVLALKDADIGVSMGSGSEATRAVAQIVLLNNSFSTLPSVVGEGRRVIGNITRVATLFLTKTVYSVLLAILVVVSQVEYPFLPRHLTLLSTLTIGVPAFFLALAPNKERAKPHFVRRVMRYAIPAGVIAAAATFATYLLARHHYTGPGALDAETSAATLTLFLVSMWVLAIIARPYTWWRIALVAAMGGAFLLVLVVPWLQDFFALKLVGVTMPWTAVAIAAAGSAVLEFAWRWVGRRFPA from the coding sequence ATGACGCCTGGGACCACGGCCGGGACCACCGCCGGGACCACCGCCGTCGTCGTCCACCGCCCACAGGGCCTGACCGCCGCTCAGGTCGCCGAGCGAGTGGCGCGCGGCGAGGTCAACGACGTCCCCGTACGGAGCTCCCGCTCCACCACCGACATCGTCCGCGCCAACGTCTTCACCCGCTTCAACGCGATCATCGGCGTGCTGTGGGTGATCATGCTCTTCGTCGCGCCGATCCAGGACAGCCTCTTCGGCTTCGTGATCATCGCCAACACCGGCATCGGCATCGTCCAGGAACTGCGCGCCAAGAAGACCCTCGACGGGCTCGCCGTCATCGGCGAGGCCAGGCCGACGGTCCGCCGCGACGGCGCCGCCGCCGAGATCTCCACCTCCGAGATCGTCCTCGGGGATCTCATCGAACTCGGTCCCGGCGACAAGGTCGTCGTCGACGGCGAGGTCGCCGAGGCCGACAGCCTGGAGATCGACGAGTCGCTGCTCACCGGCGAGGCCGACCCCGTCGTGAAGAAGCCCGGCGACCGGATGATGTCCGGCTCCTTCGTCGTCGCCGGCGGCGGCGCCTTCACCGCCACCAAGGTCGGCCGCGAGGCCTACGCCGCGCAGCTCGCCGAGGAGGCGTCCCGCTTCACCCTCGTCCACTCCGAGCTGCGCACCGGCATCTCCACGATCCTCAAGTACGTGACGTGGATGATGATCCCGACCGCGCTCGGGCTCGTCATCAGCCAGCTCGTCGTCAAGGACAACGACTTCAAGGAGTCCGTGGCCCGCACCGTCGGCGGCATCGTCCCGATGATCCCCGAGGGACTGGTCCTGCTCACCTCCGTCGCCTTCGCGATCGGCGTGATCCGGCTCGGCCGCAAACAGTGCCTGGTGCAGGAGCTGCCCGCCATCGAGGGCCTCGCCCGGGTCGACGTCGTCTGCCTCGACAAGACCGGCACGCTCACCGAGGGCGGCATGGACGTCACCGAGCTGCGCATGCTGAACGGTTCGGAGGAGGCGTACGTACGGAAGGTGCTCGGCGCGCTCGGCGAGTCCGACCCGCGGCCCAACGCCTCCCTCCAGGCCATCGTCGACGCCTATCCGGACTCGGTGGACTGGCGGTGTACGGAGTCGCTGCCGTTCTCGTCGGCGCGGAAGTACAGCGGGGCGGCGTTCAGCGAGGGCGACGGCGAGAACTCGACCTGGCTGCTCGGCGCGCCCGACGTACTGCTCCCGGCCGGCGACGCGTCCCTCGCGGAGGTCGACCGGCTGAACGAGCAGGGCCTGCGGGTGCTGCTGCTCGCCCGTACCGTCCACGAGCTCGACTCGCCGGACGTGGCGAAGGACGCGCGGGCCTCCGCGCTCGTCGTCCTGGAGCAGCGACTGCGGCCGGACGCCGCCGACACCCTCGCGTACTTCGCCGACCAGAACGTCACCGCCAAGGTCATCTCCGGCGACAACGCGGTCTCGGTCGGCGCCGTCGCCGGCAAGCTCGGCCTGCCCGGCGCCGAGAACACCGTGGACGCGCGCACCCTCCCGACCGACCGGGACGAGATGGCGAAGGCCCTGGACGAGGGCACCGTCTTCGGGCGGGTCACCCCGCAGCAGAAGCGGGACATGGTCGCGGCGCTCCAGTCGCGCGGGCACACGGTCGCGATGACGGGCGACGGCGTCAACGACGTCCTCGCCCTCAAGGACGCCGACATCGGCGTCTCCATGGGCTCCGGCTCCGAGGCGACCCGGGCCGTCGCCCAGATCGTGCTGCTCAACAACTCCTTCTCGACGCTGCCGTCGGTGGTCGGCGAGGGGCGCCGGGTGATCGGCAACATCACCCGGGTGGCGACCCTCTTCCTGACGAAGACGGTCTACTCGGTGCTGCTCGCGATCCTGGTCGTGGTCAGCCAGGTCGAGTACCCCTTCCTGCCCCGCCACCTGACGCTGCTGTCCACCCTCACCATCGGCGTTCCCGCCTTCTTCCTGGCCCTCGCGCCCAACAAGGAGCGGGCCAAACCGCACTTCGTCCGGCGGGTGATGCGGTACGCGATCCCGGCCGGCGTCATCGCGGCGGCGGCCACCTTCGCCACGTATCTGCTTGCCCGGCACCACTACACGGGCCCCGGCGCGCTCGACGCCGAGACCAGCGCCGCGACCCTCACCCTCTTCCTGGTCTCCATGTGGGTCCTCGCGATCATCGCCCGCCCCTACACCTGGTGGCGCATCGCCCTGGTCGCGGCCATGGGCGGCGCCTTCCTCCTCGTCCTCGTCGTGCCCTGGCTGCAGGACTTCTTCGCGCTCAAGCTGGTCGGCGTGACGATGCCGTGGACGGCGGTCGCGATCGCGGCGGCGGGCTCGGCGGTGCTGGAGTTCGCGTGGCGGTGGGTGGGGCGGCGGTTCCCGGCGTAG
- a CDS encoding DUF2530 domain-containing protein: MAKWTPKHEAPEPLEGPVVATITGGTILWFVLFLVQIPFYGWFADRDLTSWVWTCLAGAGLGLIGIWYVRKRDAAIKRHAAQRTPEGEGQST; this comes from the coding sequence ATGGCGAAGTGGACACCGAAGCACGAGGCACCCGAGCCCCTGGAGGGGCCCGTCGTCGCCACCATCACGGGCGGCACGATCCTCTGGTTCGTCCTGTTCCTCGTCCAGATCCCGTTCTACGGCTGGTTCGCCGACCGGGACCTGACCTCGTGGGTGTGGACCTGCCTGGCCGGCGCGGGCCTCGGCCTGATCGGCATCTGGTACGTACGGAAGCGGGACGCGGCGATCAAGCGGCACGCGGCGCAGCGGACGCCCGAGGGCGAGGGCCAGAGCACCTAG
- a CDS encoding NCS2 family permease yields MSTTATATATSPEPSAPPQRPVSGLDRYFRISERGSTVAREVRGGFATFFAMAYIIVLNPIILGSAKDMYGHQLDSGQLVTATVVTAAFTTLLMGVIGNVPIALAAGLGVNTVVALQLAPKMSWPDAMGMVVLAGIVVMLLVATGLRERVMNAVPVGLRKAIAIGIGLFIMLIGLVDSGFVSRIPDAAHTTVPLQLGGDGHLMGWPVLVFILGTLLTLALIVRKVPGAILISIVVMTVLAVVVNAVADIPSWGLTSPEWPGNPVASPDFGLFGQFSLFGGFHKVGVLTGVLFVFTVLLSCFFDAMGTILGVGDEAKLMDKDGNLPGINKVLLVDGLAVASGGATSSSATTCFVESTAGVGEGARTGLASVVTGALFSVALFLTPLATMVPSQAATPALLAVGFLILAGSVKEIDWSDYTIAMPAFLAMVMMPFTYSITNGIGIGFISFSLLRLVAGRGREVPVAMYVVSAVFVFYYAMPALGLT; encoded by the coding sequence ATGAGCACCACGGCCACCGCCACGGCCACCTCCCCGGAGCCTTCCGCGCCGCCGCAGCGGCCCGTCTCCGGTCTCGACCGCTACTTCAGGATCTCCGAGCGCGGCTCCACCGTCGCCCGTGAGGTCCGCGGCGGTTTCGCCACCTTCTTCGCGATGGCCTACATCATCGTGCTGAACCCGATCATCCTCGGCAGCGCCAAGGACATGTACGGGCACCAGCTCGACAGCGGCCAGCTGGTGACCGCGACCGTCGTGACGGCCGCCTTCACGACGCTCCTCATGGGCGTCATCGGCAACGTGCCGATCGCGCTCGCCGCCGGCCTCGGCGTGAACACCGTCGTCGCGCTCCAGCTCGCGCCGAAGATGTCCTGGCCGGACGCCATGGGCATGGTGGTCCTGGCCGGCATCGTCGTGATGCTCCTGGTCGCCACCGGTCTGCGCGAGCGCGTGATGAACGCCGTCCCGGTCGGCCTGCGCAAGGCCATCGCGATCGGCATCGGCCTCTTCATCATGCTGATCGGCCTGGTCGACTCGGGCTTCGTCTCCCGGATCCCGGACGCCGCCCACACCACCGTCCCGCTGCAGCTCGGCGGGGACGGGCACCTCATGGGCTGGCCGGTGCTCGTCTTCATCCTGGGCACCCTGCTCACCCTCGCGCTGATCGTCCGCAAGGTGCCGGGCGCCATCCTCATCTCGATCGTCGTGATGACGGTCCTCGCGGTGGTCGTCAACGCCGTCGCCGACATCCCCTCCTGGGGCCTGACCAGCCCGGAGTGGCCCGGCAACCCGGTCGCCAGCCCCGACTTCGGCCTCTTCGGGCAGTTCAGCCTGTTCGGCGGCTTCCACAAGGTCGGCGTCCTGACCGGCGTGCTCTTCGTCTTCACCGTGCTGCTGTCCTGCTTCTTCGACGCCATGGGCACGATCCTCGGCGTCGGCGACGAGGCCAAGCTGATGGACAAGGACGGCAACCTCCCGGGCATCAACAAGGTCCTGCTCGTCGACGGCCTCGCGGTCGCCTCCGGCGGCGCCACCTCGTCCTCCGCCACCACCTGCTTCGTGGAGTCCACGGCCGGTGTCGGCGAGGGCGCCCGCACGGGCCTCGCCTCGGTGGTGACGGGCGCGCTGTTCTCGGTCGCGCTGTTCCTCACGCCGCTCGCCACGATGGTGCCCTCGCAGGCGGCGACCCCCGCCCTGCTCGCGGTGGGCTTCCTGATCCTGGCCGGGTCGGTCAAGGAGATCGACTGGAGCGACTACACCATCGCGATGCCGGCCTTCCTGGCGATGGTGATGATGCCGTTCACGTACTCGATCACCAACGGCATCGGCATCGGCTTCATCAGCTTCAGCCTGCTGCGGCTGGTGGCCGGCCGGGGCCGTGAGGTCCCGGTGGCGATGTACGTCGTGTCGGCGGTCTTCGTCTTCTACTACGCGATGCCGGCGCTGGGCCTGACCTGA
- a CDS encoding MarR family winged helix-turn-helix transcriptional regulator, with protein MPDLSHGTADDAAAVSALRSAVMRLGRRLKHQRVDESLSPTEMSVLGTLSLCGSATPGELARKEHVQPPSMTRIVALLEAKGLVKLEPHPDDRRQKVVSQTEQAEAMLAESRRKRNAWLASLAEGLDEDEWAKLRAAAPVLEKLAHL; from the coding sequence ATGCCTGACCTGTCCCATGGCACCGCCGACGATGCCGCAGCCGTGAGTGCGCTCCGCAGCGCCGTCATGCGGCTCGGCCGACGCCTCAAGCACCAGCGCGTCGACGAATCGCTGAGCCCCACCGAGATGTCGGTGCTCGGCACCCTGTCGCTCTGCGGCTCGGCCACCCCCGGTGAGCTGGCCCGCAAGGAGCACGTCCAGCCGCCGTCGATGACCCGCATCGTCGCGCTGCTCGAGGCCAAGGGCCTGGTCAAGCTGGAGCCGCACCCCGACGACCGCCGGCAGAAGGTGGTCAGCCAGACCGAGCAGGCCGAGGCCATGCTCGCGGAGTCCCGCCGCAAGCGGAACGCCTGGCTGGCCTCCCTCGCCGAGGGTCTGGACGAGGACGAGTGGGCGAAGCTGCGCGCCGCCGCTCCGGTCCTGGAGAAGCTCGCCCACCTGTAG
- a CDS encoding MFS transporter translates to MSTGPGADSAPVHKPTTDPRQGKGTFSSLRIRNYRLFFTGAIVSNTGTWMARITQDWLVLSLTGSAAAVGITTALQFLPMLLFGLYGGVIADRLPKRQLLLVSQAALGLCGLTLAVLTLTGHVQVWHVYLIAFLLGMVTVVDNPTRQSFVSELVGPRQLRNAVSLNSANFQSARLIGPAVAGVMIASIGSGWAFLINGLSFLAPIGALLLMRQSELHKVERAPRGKGQLREGLRYVAGRPDLIWPIVLVGFIGTFGFNFPIWLTAFSEGIFHVGAGAYGFLNTLMAAGSLVGALLAARRASTRLRMLVIAAGVFGALEIAAALSPSFWLFALLLVPIGMIGLTVNISANSAVQMATDPVMRGRVMSLYMMVFAGGTPIGAPLLGWVTDTFGPRVGFATGGLVSLLAAATIGLILARVGGLRLSMRWHHGHPSVRFVPDERRARLATAA, encoded by the coding sequence TTGAGCACGGGACCCGGAGCAGACTCCGCACCCGTCCATAAACCCACCACCGACCCCCGCCAGGGCAAGGGGACCTTCTCCTCGCTCAGGATCCGGAACTACCGGCTGTTCTTCACCGGAGCGATCGTCTCCAACACCGGTACGTGGATGGCCCGGATCACCCAGGACTGGCTGGTCCTGAGCCTCACCGGCTCCGCCGCCGCCGTCGGCATCACGACGGCCCTCCAGTTCCTGCCGATGCTGCTCTTCGGTCTGTACGGCGGTGTCATCGCCGACCGCCTCCCGAAGCGACAGCTGCTCCTGGTCAGCCAGGCCGCGCTCGGCCTGTGCGGACTGACCCTCGCCGTACTGACCCTGACCGGACACGTCCAGGTCTGGCACGTCTATCTGATCGCCTTCCTCCTCGGCATGGTCACCGTCGTCGACAACCCGACCCGGCAGTCCTTCGTCTCCGAGCTGGTCGGCCCGCGGCAGCTGCGCAACGCGGTCTCGCTGAACTCGGCGAACTTCCAGTCCGCCCGACTGATCGGCCCCGCCGTCGCCGGCGTCATGATCGCCTCGATCGGCAGCGGCTGGGCCTTCCTGATCAACGGCCTGTCCTTCCTCGCGCCGATCGGCGCGCTCCTGCTCATGCGACAGAGCGAGCTGCACAAGGTCGAGCGCGCACCGCGCGGCAAGGGCCAGCTGCGTGAGGGCCTCCGTTACGTCGCCGGGCGGCCCGATCTGATCTGGCCGATCGTCCTCGTCGGCTTCATCGGCACCTTCGGCTTCAACTTCCCGATCTGGCTGACCGCCTTCTCGGAGGGCATCTTCCACGTCGGTGCCGGCGCGTACGGCTTCCTCAACACGCTCATGGCGGCCGGCTCCCTGGTGGGCGCGCTGCTCGCGGCCCGGCGCGCCTCGACCCGGCTGCGGATGCTGGTGATCGCGGCGGGCGTCTTCGGCGCCCTGGAGATCGCGGCGGCGCTCTCGCCGTCCTTCTGGCTGTTCGCGCTGCTGCTCGTGCCGATCGGCATGATCGGCCTGACGGTCAACATCAGCGCCAACTCGGCGGTCCAGATGGCGACGGACCCGGTCATGCGGGGCCGGGTGATGAGCCTCTACATGATGGTCTTCGCCGGCGGCACCCCGATCGGCGCCCCGCTGCTCGGCTGGGTCACCGACACCTTCGGCCCCCGCGTCGGCTTCGCCACCGGCGGCCTCGTCTCCCTCCTCGCCGCGGCCACCATCGGCCTGATCCTGGCCCGCGTCGGCGGCCTCCGCCTCTCGATGCGCTGGCACCACGGCCACCCCAGCGTCCGCTTCGTCCCGGACGAGCGCCGGGCGCGGCTGGCGACGGCGGCGTAG
- a CDS encoding lamin tail domain-containing protein has translation MRKRSAAIAVALAAGTLAALTTAPAAQATEYSSALKIKGVQYDAPGRDDNRCYGGNAAAEFVTIKNYSRTTTVNLKGYTVKDAVGNTYVFRINHYLQPGDYVQLRGNRGTESDAKNVAYRNNCNFIWNNDRDTIKLIKPGGAYADTHSYTKSANDRDGNGYITFHG, from the coding sequence TTGCGCAAGCGCTCCGCCGCCATAGCCGTCGCCCTCGCCGCCGGCACCCTGGCCGCCCTGACCACCGCCCCGGCCGCCCAGGCCACCGAGTACTCCTCGGCCCTGAAGATCAAGGGCGTCCAGTACGACGCCCCCGGGCGGGACGACAACCGGTGCTACGGCGGCAACGCCGCCGCCGAGTTCGTCACGATCAAGAACTACTCCCGGACCACCACGGTGAACCTCAAGGGCTACACCGTGAAGGACGCCGTGGGGAACACGTACGTGTTCCGGATCAACCACTACCTCCAGCCGGGCGACTACGTGCAGCTGCGCGGCAACCGCGGCACCGAGTCCGACGCCAAGAACGTCGCCTACCGCAACAACTGCAACTTCATCTGGAACAACGACCGCGACACCATCAAGCTGATCAAGCCGGGCGGCGCCTACGCCGACACGCACTCGTACACCAAGAGCGCCAACGACCGCGACGGCAACGGCTACATCACCTTCCACGGCTGA